The following coding sequences lie in one Phycicoccus duodecadis genomic window:
- a CDS encoding FMN-binding protein has translation MRRITTWVLSTVSALVLLFSYHTSTNAAGTTSIVAAGGTAANGTSPGAAGGTGSTATPGTAPPDTTGTGSTATPSTPSTSSGSSGSSGSSAAKTYTGDAVDTRYGPVQVAITVAGGKVTRSVVTQVPWNGRQDQEINSYAVPVLNGEVVAAQSAGIDMVSGATFTSDGYIRSLQSALDQAHL, from the coding sequence ATGCGACGGATCACCACCTGGGTGCTGAGCACGGTCTCGGCGCTGGTCCTGCTGTTCAGCTACCACACCTCCACGAACGCGGCGGGGACGACGAGCATCGTGGCCGCCGGCGGCACCGCCGCCAACGGCACCTCCCCGGGGGCCGCCGGCGGCACCGGCTCGACCGCCACGCCGGGCACCGCCCCGCCGGACACCACCGGCACGGGGTCGACCGCCACCCCCAGCACCCCGAGCACCTCGTCGGGCTCGTCCGGCTCCTCCGGGTCGTCCGCGGCGAAGACCTACACCGGCGACGCCGTCGACACCCGGTACGGCCCGGTCCAGGTCGCGATCACCGTCGCGGGCGGCAAGGTCACCCGGTCCGTCGTGACCCAGGTGCCGTGGAACGGCCGCCAGGACCAGGAGATCAACTCCTACGCGGTGCCGGTCCTCAACGGTGAGGTCGTCGCCGCCCAGAGCGCCGGCATCGACATGGTCTCGGGCGCCACCTTCACCTCCGACGGCTACATCCGGTCCCTGCAGTCGGCGCTGGACCAGGCGCACCTGTGA
- a CDS encoding alpha-amylase family protein has product MSATVPPPPPLPGGAPPDRAEMLAARLQRWWPDLYDGLAALYGPARAETVGAQLVTLAARAHARRPDRLHRRDLDRMLQPDWLQDPSVVGYAAYADRFAGDLPGVAARIPYLEELGVRYLHLMPLLRPRDGDNDGGYAVADYRQVRPDLGTMDDLGELADALHERGMSLVLDLVLNHVAREHEWARKAREGTLRYRSYFHVFPDRRLPDAYERTLPEVFPDFAPGSFTWDDDLDGWVWTTFNAWQWDVNWGNPDVLVEYAQIILDLANRGVDVLRLDAIAFMWKRLGTDCQGQPEVHVITQVLRALTRIACPAVAFKAEAIVAPTQLLAYLGQGRHTGKVSDLAYHNSLMVQVWSMLASRDVRLAAHALGSLPPKPTTATWLTYLRCHDDIGWAVMDEDAAALGLTGPGHRHFLADWYSGDFWGSPARGLVFQFNPETGDRRTSGTAASLVGLESAETGDERESALVALRLGHAVVFGWGGIPVIWSGDELGLPNDPAWADEPGHEGDNRWAHRPRLDAERVGQRHDPSTVAGRVFGDLARLAQVRAGLPQLHGSVETTIGPVDDPGVLVTLRDHPLGRFAGVYNVTPEVRHWPGWRVHELGLADAVDALTGEGLTWDATGDVRLEPYAALWLT; this is encoded by the coding sequence GTGAGCGCAACGGTGCCCCCGCCCCCGCCCCTGCCCGGCGGGGCCCCGCCCGACCGGGCCGAGATGCTGGCCGCGCGGCTGCAGCGCTGGTGGCCGGACCTGTACGACGGGCTGGCCGCGCTGTACGGCCCGGCGCGGGCCGAGACCGTGGGGGCCCAGCTCGTCACCCTGGCCGCTCGGGCCCATGCCCGCCGCCCCGACCGGCTGCACCGCCGCGACCTCGACCGGATGCTGCAGCCCGACTGGCTCCAGGACCCCTCGGTCGTCGGGTACGCCGCCTACGCCGACCGCTTCGCGGGGGACCTGCCCGGGGTGGCCGCCCGCATCCCGTACCTCGAGGAGCTCGGGGTCCGCTACCTGCACCTGATGCCGCTGCTGCGACCGCGCGACGGCGACAACGACGGCGGGTACGCGGTGGCCGACTACCGGCAGGTGCGCCCCGACCTCGGCACCATGGACGACCTCGGCGAGCTGGCCGACGCCCTGCACGAACGCGGGATGAGCCTCGTGCTCGACCTGGTGCTGAACCACGTGGCGCGCGAGCACGAGTGGGCGCGCAAGGCCCGCGAGGGGACGCTGCGCTACCGCTCGTACTTCCACGTCTTCCCCGACCGGCGCCTCCCCGACGCCTACGAGCGCACCCTCCCGGAGGTCTTCCCCGACTTCGCCCCCGGCAGCTTCACCTGGGACGACGACCTCGACGGCTGGGTGTGGACGACGTTCAACGCCTGGCAGTGGGACGTCAACTGGGGCAACCCCGACGTGCTGGTCGAGTACGCGCAGATCATCCTCGACCTGGCCAACCGTGGCGTCGACGTGCTGCGCCTGGACGCGATCGCCTTCATGTGGAAGCGGCTCGGCACCGACTGCCAGGGCCAGCCCGAGGTACACGTCATCACCCAGGTGCTGCGCGCGCTCACCCGCATCGCGTGCCCGGCGGTGGCGTTCAAGGCCGAGGCCATCGTCGCGCCGACGCAGCTGCTGGCCTACCTCGGGCAGGGGCGCCACACCGGCAAGGTCAGCGACCTCGCCTACCACAACAGCCTCATGGTGCAGGTGTGGTCGATGCTGGCCAGCCGCGACGTCCGGTTGGCCGCGCACGCCCTGGGATCGCTCCCGCCCAAGCCCACCACGGCCACCTGGCTCACGTACCTGCGCTGCCACGACGACATCGGCTGGGCGGTGATGGACGAGGACGCCGCGGCGCTGGGGCTGACGGGGCCGGGGCACCGGCACTTCCTGGCCGACTGGTACTCCGGTGACTTCTGGGGCTCGCCGGCGCGGGGCCTGGTGTTCCAGTTCAACCCCGAGACCGGCGACCGCCGCACCTCCGGCACCGCCGCATCGCTGGTGGGCCTCGAGAGCGCCGAGACCGGCGACGAGCGCGAGTCGGCGCTGGTCGCGCTGCGCCTGGGCCACGCGGTCGTGTTCGGATGGGGCGGCATCCCGGTCATCTGGAGCGGTGACGAGCTGGGGCTGCCCAACGACCCCGCCTGGGCCGACGAGCCCGGGCACGAGGGCGACAACCGCTGGGCCCACCGGCCGCGGCTGGACGCCGAGCGGGTCGGGCAGCGGCACGACCCCTCGACCGTGGCGGGCCGGGTCTTCGGCGACCTGGCGCGGCTGGCGCAGGTGCGCGCCGGGTTGCCGCAGCTGCACGGGTCGGTCGAGACGACGATCGGCCCGGTCGACGACCCGGGGGTGCTGGTGACCCTGCGCGACCATCCGCTGGGGCGGTTCGCCGGCGTCTACAACGTGACGCCCGAGGTGCGGCACTGGCCCGGCTGGCGGGTGCACGAGCTGGGGCTGGCCGACGCCGTCGACGCGCTGACCGGCGAGGGGCTGACCTGGGACGCGACCGGCGACGTCCGCCTCGAGCCCTACGCCGCCCTCTGGCTCACCTGA
- a CDS encoding thioredoxin domain-containing protein encodes MANRLAQSLSPYLLQHADNPVDWWEWGEDAFAEAARRDVPVFLSVGYAACHWCHVMAHECFEDDEVAQVLSAGFVAVKVDREERPDVDAVYMAATTALTGHGGWPMTCLLTPAGDPFFAGTYLPKAQLLGLLDNAGRAWRDQREQVVASGSHVAQRLREVTGPPAPAAVGPEVLADAVVRLRGQYDDARGGFGGAPKFPPSMVLEFLLRHHARTGTADALAMVRGTCEAMARGGMYDQLGGGFARYAVDAAWVVPHFEKMLYDNALLLRVYAHLWRSTGDPLARRVAEETAAFLLRDLLTPEGAFASALDADTVVDGHSHEGLTYAWTPAQLAEVLGADDGPRAAALLEVTPEGTFEAGASTLQLRADPADPVWWEGVRARLLAARAERPQPARDDKVVTAWNGLAVAALADAGALLGRPDLVAAAARAADHVLATHLVDGVLHRTSRAGRVSQAPGVLDDHADLAEGLLALHQASGDARWFAAATELLDRALLRFVDDDGTVHDTAHDAPTLFSRPASRSDNAEPAGASALAHALLTAAALGGPTRHRAAAEQALAACGSVATGEPRFAGWALAVAEAVAAGPLQVAVVGDGPDAEALLAAVRRSGSPGLVHVAGAPDAPGIPLLASRPLVDGRAAAYVCRGFVCDRPVTDPGAVVAAVGPVPQA; translated from the coding sequence ATGGCGAACCGGCTCGCGCAGTCCCTGTCCCCGTACCTGCTGCAGCACGCCGACAACCCGGTCGACTGGTGGGAGTGGGGCGAGGATGCCTTCGCCGAGGCCGCCCGCCGCGACGTGCCGGTGTTCCTCTCGGTGGGGTACGCCGCGTGTCACTGGTGCCACGTGATGGCGCACGAGTGCTTCGAGGACGACGAGGTGGCGCAGGTGCTGTCGGCCGGCTTCGTGGCCGTCAAGGTCGACCGCGAGGAGCGCCCCGACGTCGACGCCGTCTACATGGCCGCCACCACGGCCCTGACGGGGCACGGCGGCTGGCCGATGACCTGCCTGCTGACGCCGGCGGGTGACCCCTTCTTCGCCGGCACCTACCTCCCGAAGGCCCAACTGCTGGGGCTGCTCGACAACGCCGGGCGGGCCTGGCGCGACCAGCGCGAGCAGGTCGTGGCCTCCGGCAGCCACGTGGCCCAGCGACTCCGGGAGGTCACCGGCCCTCCGGCCCCGGCCGCGGTCGGCCCGGAGGTGCTGGCGGACGCCGTGGTGCGCCTCCGCGGCCAGTACGACGACGCCCGCGGCGGCTTCGGCGGGGCCCCGAAGTTCCCGCCGTCGATGGTGCTGGAGTTCCTGCTGCGCCACCACGCCCGCACCGGCACGGCCGACGCCCTGGCGATGGTGCGCGGCACCTGCGAGGCCATGGCCCGGGGCGGGATGTACGACCAGCTCGGCGGGGGCTTCGCGCGCTACGCGGTCGACGCCGCCTGGGTCGTGCCGCACTTCGAGAAGATGCTCTACGACAACGCCCTCCTCCTGCGGGTGTACGCGCACCTGTGGCGCAGCACCGGCGACCCGCTGGCGCGCCGCGTGGCCGAGGAGACCGCCGCCTTCCTGCTGCGGGACCTGCTGACGCCCGAGGGTGCCTTCGCCTCCGCGCTGGATGCCGACACGGTGGTCGACGGCCACTCCCACGAGGGGCTGACCTACGCCTGGACGCCCGCGCAGCTGGCCGAGGTGCTGGGGGCCGACGACGGCCCGCGGGCGGCCGCCCTGCTCGAGGTGACCCCCGAGGGCACCTTCGAGGCCGGCGCCTCGACGCTGCAGCTCCGCGCCGACCCGGCTGACCCGGTGTGGTGGGAGGGGGTCCGGGCGCGGCTGCTGGCGGCCCGGGCCGAGCGGCCCCAGCCGGCGCGCGACGACAAGGTGGTCACCGCCTGGAACGGCCTGGCGGTGGCCGCCCTGGCCGACGCCGGCGCCCTGCTGGGCCGGCCCGACCTCGTCGCCGCCGCCGCCCGGGCCGCCGACCACGTGCTCGCCACGCACCTCGTCGACGGGGTGCTGCACCGCACCTCCCGGGCCGGCCGGGTGTCGCAGGCGCCCGGCGTGCTCGACGACCACGCCGACCTGGCCGAGGGCCTGCTGGCCCTGCACCAGGCGAGCGGCGACGCCCGCTGGTTCGCTGCCGCCACCGAGCTGCTCGACCGGGCGCTCCTGCGGTTCGTGGACGACGACGGCACCGTGCACGACACCGCCCACGACGCCCCGACGCTGTTCAGCCGCCCCGCGAGCCGCAGCGACAACGCCGAGCCCGCGGGCGCATCCGCGCTGGCCCACGCCCTGCTCACCGCGGCGGCACTGGGCGGCCCCACCCGCCACCGCGCGGCGGCCGAGCAGGCCCTCGCGGCGTGCGGCTCCGTGGCCACCGGTGAGCCGCGGTTCGCCGGATGGGCGCTTGCGGTGGCCGAGGCCGTGGCGGCCGGGCCACTGCAGGTGGCGGTGGTCGGTGACGGACCGGACGCGGAGGCGCTGCTGGCGGCCGTACGCCGCTCGGGCTCGCCGGGCCTGGTGCACGTGGCCGGCGCACCGGACGCTCCCGGCATCCCCCTGCTGGCGTCGCGGCCCCTGGTCGACGGCCGGGCCGCGGCCTACGTGTGCCGGGGCTTCGTGTGCGACCGCCCGGTCACCGACCCCGGCGCCGTCGTCGCCGCCGTCGGGCCCGTTCCCCAGGCCTGA
- a CDS encoding ferredoxin reductase family protein, whose product MTTSTVRAQRATTATSPRRRRAPLAPVPRWWRDATAAAGWAVILAVVALWVAGGGVQDLTTWGGFLTSTGRVAGLVASALLLLQVILMARVPWVEQAWGQDELARVHRLVGFTSFTLLMAHIVLITLGYAASSALGIWGTTWDFVVNYPGMLLAFAGTAALVVVVVTSVKRARRRLRYESWHLLHLYAYLGAGLVLPHQLWTGAQFLDSTAATVFWWGLWGTTAAAVLVFRVGVPVWRSLRSPIRVLDVREEAPGVTTVTVGGDGVRALPARAGQFFQWRFLDGPGWSRANPYSISAAPDGRTLRLTAAHVGDGSARLASLRPGTRVLLEGPYGRLHGGVRAHRKVLLMGSGIGITPLRALLEELPQRPGDVTVVHRVRSQAEAVLADELQALATARGARYVQVEGRRIPGRASWLPRQAAHLSDAQALREIVPDVAEHDVYVCGNDAWMDAVHAAALEAGVARDAVHLERFAY is encoded by the coding sequence ATGACGACGAGCACGGTGAGGGCCCAGCGCGCCACCACCGCCACCTCCCCCCGGCGCCGCCGAGCCCCCCTCGCGCCGGTGCCCCGCTGGTGGCGCGACGCCACCGCCGCGGCCGGCTGGGCCGTGATCCTCGCGGTCGTCGCCCTCTGGGTGGCCGGCGGCGGCGTGCAGGACCTCACCACGTGGGGCGGCTTCCTCACCTCGACCGGGCGGGTCGCCGGCCTGGTCGCCTCGGCGCTGCTGCTGCTCCAGGTGATCCTGATGGCCCGCGTGCCGTGGGTCGAGCAGGCCTGGGGCCAGGACGAGCTGGCCCGGGTGCACCGCCTGGTGGGCTTCACCTCGTTCACCCTCCTGATGGCGCACATCGTCCTCATCACCCTGGGCTACGCCGCCTCGAGCGCGCTCGGCATCTGGGGCACCACCTGGGACTTCGTCGTCAACTACCCGGGGATGTTGCTGGCGTTCGCCGGCACCGCGGCCCTGGTCGTGGTGGTCGTCACCTCCGTCAAGCGTGCCCGCCGGAGGCTGCGCTACGAGTCCTGGCACCTCCTCCATCTCTACGCCTACCTGGGCGCGGGCCTGGTCCTGCCGCACCAGCTCTGGACCGGCGCGCAGTTCCTCGACTCCACCGCCGCCACCGTCTTCTGGTGGGGCCTGTGGGGCACCACCGCCGCCGCGGTGCTGGTCTTCCGGGTGGGGGTTCCCGTGTGGCGCTCGCTGCGCTCACCCATCCGCGTCCTCGACGTCCGCGAGGAGGCCCCCGGCGTCACCACCGTGACCGTGGGTGGCGACGGCGTGCGCGCCCTCCCGGCCCGGGCCGGGCAGTTCTTCCAGTGGCGCTTCCTCGACGGGCCGGGCTGGAGCCGCGCCAACCCCTACTCCATCTCGGCCGCGCCGGACGGGCGCACGCTGCGCCTCACGGCGGCGCACGTCGGCGACGGGTCGGCTCGACTGGCCTCGCTGCGACCGGGCACCCGCGTGCTGCTGGAGGGCCCGTACGGCCGGCTCCACGGCGGCGTCCGCGCCCACCGCAAGGTCCTCCTCATGGGCTCGGGCATCGGCATCACGCCCCTGCGCGCGCTCCTCGAGGAGCTGCCCCAGCGGCCGGGCGACGTGACCGTCGTGCACCGGGTGCGCTCGCAGGCCGAGGCCGTGCTGGCCGACGAGCTGCAGGCCCTGGCCACCGCCCGTGGCGCCCGCTACGTGCAGGTCGAGGGGCGCCGCATCCCGGGCCGCGCCAGCTGGCTGCCGCGGCAGGCCGCGCACCTGAGCGACGCCCAGGCGCTGCGCGAGATCGTCCCCGACGTGGCCGAGCACGACGTCTACGTCTGTGGCAACGACGCCTGGATGGATGCCGTGCACGCCGCCGCCCTCGAGGCCGGGGTGGCGCGCGACGCCGTCCACCTCGAGCGCTTCGCCTACTGA
- a CDS encoding FAD:protein FMN transferase gives MITAEIPVTPAGPPPPVLARRAWVEPVMGTAVSVHVRALEPTRPDVEAGVQRVFAHLRCVDRVLSTWRADSDLLRLQHGEVDEVHAWVADVTELCLEAEERTDGLFRAWRARRGERPTFDPTGLVKGWAVAGAAAHLDLVPEIAYSIGAGGDVVVGTGRGPGFAAPVWRIGLEDPRHAGQVAEVVTLRRGAVATSGAAQRGGHVLDPRRGTPVTRAGSASVVGPDLLWADVWATAAFVDPERAAELLADRDPAYRLHVL, from the coding sequence GTGATCACCGCCGAGATCCCGGTGACACCGGCCGGCCCACCACCGCCGGTCCTGGCCCGCCGGGCCTGGGTCGAGCCCGTGATGGGGACCGCCGTCAGCGTCCACGTCCGCGCCCTCGAGCCCACCCGGCCCGACGTCGAGGCCGGCGTGCAGCGGGTGTTCGCGCACCTGCGATGCGTCGACCGGGTCCTCTCGACCTGGCGCGCCGACAGCGACCTGCTGCGCCTCCAGCACGGGGAGGTCGACGAGGTGCACGCGTGGGTCGCCGACGTGACCGAGCTGTGCCTCGAGGCCGAGGAACGCACCGACGGGCTGTTCCGCGCCTGGCGGGCCCGTCGCGGCGAGCGGCCCACGTTCGACCCGACCGGCCTGGTCAAGGGCTGGGCGGTGGCCGGGGCGGCCGCCCACCTCGACCTCGTCCCGGAGATCGCCTACAGCATCGGAGCCGGGGGCGACGTGGTCGTCGGGACCGGTCGCGGTCCGGGGTTCGCCGCCCCCGTGTGGCGCATCGGCCTCGAGGATCCCCGCCACGCGGGGCAGGTGGCCGAGGTCGTCACCCTGCGTCGTGGCGCGGTGGCGACGTCGGGTGCGGCCCAGCGCGGGGGGCACGTGCTGGACCCCCGGCGGGGCACCCCGGTGACCCGGGCGGGCTCGGCCAGCGTGGTCGGCCCGGACCTGCTCTGGGCCGACGTGTGGGCCACGGCGGCCTTCGTCGACCCCGAACGGGCGGCCGAGCTCCTCGCGGACCGCGACCCCGCGTACCGCCTACACGTACTCTGA
- a CDS encoding TSUP family transporter: MADPGLHVLLLLALAGFLAGWVDAVVGGGGLVQLPALLIGLPGASPAQVLATNKFGSVWGTATAAGTYYRRVRPDLRTALPMAAVAYVGAIGGALLGLHIPKSAFNPVILVMLLVVGAYTLLKPSVGELTRLRWSGGRHTTAAVLTGFVIGMYDGALGPGTGSFLVFALVGLLGYAFLEASAKAKITNLATNLGALTVFAPGGHVLWKVGAVMAVANLLGGYIGARTAVARGSRFIRAVFVVVVVAFVIRIGGDLAGLW, encoded by the coding sequence GTGGCCGACCCCGGGCTGCACGTCCTGCTCCTGCTCGCGCTCGCCGGCTTCCTCGCCGGCTGGGTGGACGCCGTCGTCGGTGGCGGCGGGCTGGTGCAGCTGCCGGCACTGCTCATCGGTCTCCCGGGCGCGAGCCCCGCGCAGGTGCTCGCGACGAACAAGTTCGGCTCGGTGTGGGGGACCGCCACGGCGGCGGGCACGTACTACCGACGGGTGCGACCCGACCTGCGCACGGCGCTGCCGATGGCGGCGGTCGCGTACGTCGGCGCCATCGGGGGAGCGCTGCTCGGGCTGCACATCCCGAAGTCGGCCTTCAACCCCGTCATCCTCGTGATGCTGCTGGTGGTGGGCGCCTACACGCTGCTCAAGCCGTCGGTGGGGGAGCTGACCCGGCTGCGTTGGAGCGGCGGGCGGCACACCACGGCGGCAGTGCTGACCGGGTTCGTCATCGGGATGTACGACGGCGCGCTGGGGCCGGGGACGGGGTCGTTCCTGGTGTTCGCGCTGGTCGGGCTGCTGGGCTACGCGTTCCTCGAGGCCAGCGCCAAGGCCAAGATCACCAACCTGGCGACGAACCTCGGGGCGCTGACGGTGTTCGCGCCCGGCGGGCACGTGCTGTGGAAGGTCGGGGCGGTGATGGCGGTGGCGAACCTGCTCGGCGGGTACATCGGGGCCCGGACCGCGGTGGCGCGGGGGAGCCGGTTCATCCGGGCGGTGTTCGTGGTGGTGGTGGTGGCGTTCGTCATCCGCATCGGCGGAGACCTCGCCGGCCTCTGGTAG
- a CDS encoding PhzF family phenazine biosynthesis protein, which yields MRDVRMVDVFSSTPFLGNALAVVHDADDLGEADMAAIARWTNLSETTFLCAPTRPDADYRVRIWTTGGELPFAGHPTLGSAHAWLEAGGVPRDADVVVQECAAGLVRVRRGSLLAFEAPPLVRSGPVGTADRERVTSALGLDAGEVLEMAWVDNGPGWVGVLLDDPEALLARRVDLARLDGLKVGLAARWPDGAHPDGCGLEVRAFYADGRDASEDPVTGSLNAGLAQWLVPAGLMPPRYVAAQGGAIGRAGRIEVTVELSGAVLVGGATRTLVTGRLGG from the coding sequence ATGCGCGATGTCCGGATGGTCGACGTGTTCTCCAGCACCCCGTTCCTCGGCAACGCCCTGGCGGTGGTGCACGACGCCGACGACCTGGGCGAGGCCGACATGGCGGCGATCGCCCGGTGGACGAACCTGTCCGAGACGACCTTCCTGTGCGCTCCGACGCGCCCGGACGCCGACTACCGGGTGCGCATCTGGACGACCGGCGGCGAGCTGCCCTTCGCCGGCCACCCCACCCTCGGGTCGGCCCACGCCTGGCTCGAGGCCGGTGGGGTGCCGCGCGACGCCGACGTCGTCGTGCAGGAGTGCGCCGCCGGGCTCGTTCGGGTTCGGCGGGGCTCGCTGCTGGCGTTCGAGGCCCCGCCGCTGGTGCGCTCGGGGCCGGTCGGGACGGCCGACCGCGAGCGCGTGACGTCCGCCCTCGGCCTCGACGCCGGCGAGGTCCTCGAGATGGCGTGGGTCGACAACGGCCCCGGCTGGGTCGGCGTCCTCCTGGACGACCCCGAGGCGCTCCTGGCCCGCCGGGTCGACCTCGCCCGTCTCGACGGTCTCAAGGTGGGGCTGGCCGCCCGCTGGCCCGACGGCGCCCACCCCGACGGCTGCGGGCTCGAGGTCCGCGCGTTCTACGCCGACGGCCGCGACGCGTCCGAGGACCCCGTCACGGGCAGCCTCAACGCCGGCCTGGCCCAGTGGCTGGTCCCCGCCGGGCTGATGCCGCCGCGCTACGTCGCCGCGCAGGGGGGCGCGATCGGCCGCGCGGGCCGCATCGAGGTCACCGTCGAGCTGTCCGGCGCCGTCCTCGTGGGTGGCGCCACCCGGACGCTGGTCACCGGGCGCCTCGGGGGCTGA
- a CDS encoding molybdopterin cofactor-binding domain-containing protein has protein sequence MTTVPDRARASSHLPPGPAGPDGRGVSRRGLIGWVLAGSTLAVAADLTVGAAPANAAVPSPPQVPELYDLGDLQTHSALPTSQLISITLDEQGVAHFAIPRAEVGQGITTAAAMLIAEELTLPVEKVRVTLAKARPELVFNQLTGGSNTMQSMFTPIRVAAATAKGRLLQAAAIELGAQVSSLVAKDGVVTGPTGSSVTYGALATLAASTETVAVEVALTPRSEFSVIGTPRGRDDALAAVTGRKQFTLDLQVPDALPTMVCRPPELNGSPRFVNNLAAVRAMPGVTDVVLVPTGVAVRAATFGQCIDAVRALDVQWNPGSVTGESDASILAELKAAELPMAVPSVPLLATTLDLRVEFMFRSSAALEPNCAIADVRSDRATVWAGLKAPIVAQRDIAEAVGLPQGAVTVNVVTGGGSFGHKLFGDAATEAAVISKAMGKPVKLLWHRADEPRQGRVHPMATSRVRATMLAGQVLTFEQRHTSVVTDFGHGLGERLTAMAAELPANLGGMGLSQSIFTLTQELPYDFGVVTQLLNEVDTRFNTGSMRNIYSPDVACANELAVDQIAKRLGQDPYTFRMGFLKNAKAKRCLAAVAKAGGWGRSLPAGVTQGIAVHTEYKGATAVLVELDTRPATVNRTVRNAVTGPRVTKAVIAVDVGLVVNPRGLEAQMMGGVSDGIALALTSSNHLQDGHFLEASWDNYFYTRQWNVPLEFSCIVMPSDEELPGGAGEAGVAASVAAVACAYARATGKVPTRFPVNHGTISFTPKTFVPPVPESPVDGLSSTF, from the coding sequence ATGACGACCGTTCCCGACCGCGCCCGCGCGTCGAGCCACCTGCCTCCCGGGCCCGCCGGACCCGACGGACGCGGCGTCTCGCGACGTGGCCTCATCGGGTGGGTCCTGGCGGGCAGCACCCTCGCCGTGGCCGCTGACCTCACCGTCGGCGCCGCCCCCGCGAACGCCGCCGTGCCGAGCCCGCCCCAGGTCCCCGAGCTCTACGACCTCGGCGACCTGCAGACGCACTCGGCCCTGCCGACCTCGCAGCTGATCAGCATCACCCTCGACGAGCAGGGCGTGGCGCACTTCGCTATCCCGCGGGCCGAGGTGGGCCAGGGCATCACCACCGCCGCCGCCATGCTCATCGCCGAGGAGCTCACCCTCCCCGTCGAGAAGGTGCGGGTCACGCTCGCGAAGGCGCGCCCCGAGCTGGTGTTCAACCAGCTGACCGGCGGCTCGAACACGATGCAGTCGATGTTCACACCCATCCGGGTCGCGGCCGCCACCGCCAAGGGGCGCCTGCTGCAGGCCGCCGCCATCGAGCTCGGCGCGCAGGTGTCGTCCCTGGTCGCCAAGGACGGTGTCGTCACCGGGCCGACCGGCAGCAGTGTGACCTACGGCGCCCTGGCCACCCTGGCCGCCAGCACCGAGACGGTCGCGGTCGAGGTCGCGCTCACCCCGCGCTCCGAGTTCTCGGTCATCGGCACCCCCCGGGGGCGTGACGACGCGCTCGCCGCCGTCACCGGCCGCAAGCAGTTCACCCTCGACCTCCAGGTGCCCGACGCGCTGCCGACGATGGTCTGCCGTCCGCCCGAGCTCAACGGCTCGCCGCGCTTCGTGAACAACCTGGCCGCGGTGCGCGCCATGCCCGGGGTCACCGACGTCGTGCTCGTGCCCACCGGGGTGGCGGTGCGCGCCGCCACCTTCGGGCAGTGCATCGACGCCGTCCGGGCCCTCGACGTGCAGTGGAACCCCGGGTCGGTCACCGGCGAGAGCGACGCGTCGATCCTGGCCGAGCTCAAGGCGGCCGAGCTGCCGATGGCGGTGCCCTCGGTGCCGCTGCTCGCGACCACCCTCGACCTGCGGGTCGAGTTCATGTTCCGCAGCAGCGCCGCCCTCGAGCCCAACTGCGCCATCGCCGACGTGCGCTCCGACCGTGCCACCGTGTGGGCCGGGCTCAAGGCGCCCATCGTGGCCCAGCGCGACATCGCCGAAGCCGTGGGGCTGCCGCAGGGTGCCGTCACGGTCAACGTCGTCACCGGCGGAGGGTCGTTCGGGCACAAGCTGTTCGGCGACGCCGCCACGGAGGCCGCGGTCATCTCGAAGGCGATGGGCAAGCCGGTGAAGCTGCTCTGGCACCGGGCCGACGAGCCCCGCCAGGGGCGCGTGCACCCGATGGCGACCTCGCGGGTGCGGGCCACGATGCTGGCCGGCCAGGTGCTCACCTTCGAGCAGCGCCACACGAGCGTCGTCACCGACTTCGGGCACGGGCTGGGCGAGCGCCTCACCGCCATGGCCGCCGAGCTGCCCGCCAACCTCGGCGGGATGGGACTCTCGCAGTCGATCTTCACCCTGACCCAGGAGCTGCCCTACGACTTCGGCGTCGTGACCCAGCTGCTGAACGAGGTCGACACCCGGTTTAACACCGGCAGCATGCGAAACATCTACAGCCCGGACGTCGCGTGCGCCAACGAGCTGGCCGTCGACCAGATCGCCAAGCGCCTCGGCCAGGACCCCTACACCTTCCGGATGGGCTTCCTGAAGAACGCCAAGGCCAAGCGCTGCCTGGCGGCGGTCGCGAAGGCCGGTGGATGGGGCCGCTCCCTGCCCGCGGGGGTGACCCAGGGCATCGCGGTGCACACCGAGTACAAGGGCGCCACGGCGGTCCTGGTCGAGCTCGACACGCGGCCGGCCACCGTCAACCGCACCGTGCGCAACGCCGTCACCGGGCCGCGCGTCACCAAGGCCGTCATCGCGGTCGACGTCGGCCTGGTGGTCAACCCGCGCGGGCTCGAGGCGCAGATGATGGGTGGGGTCAGCGACGGCATCGCCCTGGCGCTGACCAGCAGCAACCACCTGCAGGACGGGCACTTCCTCGAGGCCAGCTGGGACAACTACTTCTACACGCGGCAGTGGAACGTGCCTCTCGAGTTCTCCTGCATCGTCATGCCCTCCGACGAGGAGCTGCCCGGTGGCGCCGGCGAGGCGGGGGTGGCGGCCTCCGTGGCCGCGGTGGCCTGCGCCTACGCCCGCGCCACCGGCAAGGTCCCCACCCGGTTCCCGGTCAACCACGGGACCATCTCGTTCACCCCGAAGACCTTCGTCCCGCCCGTCCCGGAGTCCCCGGTCGACGGCCTCTCGTCCACGTTCTGA